From Prunus dulcis unplaced genomic scaffold, ALMONDv2, whole genome shotgun sequence, a single genomic window includes:
- the LOC117612573 gene encoding uncharacterized protein LOC117612573: MSDTLAEIGQRLERLKSNTFENSVSASAQTSSVEEDNSSSSPTSVDSFDNSNSDREEEMAGNNDDNRALEDYAQPVIPNSPSCILLPTEARNYDLKSSHFHMLPSFYGLPNEDPLAHIKEFYNVVSGLPLQGVSEANLRMTVSPYTLKDRAKGWLMTLAPGSLTTWDAIAKKFLEKFFSTQKTATLRGQIFNFKQDDGEPFNECWERFKGLLLQCPHHGLPLYLQMQIFYDGLTQTCQSTVDNAAGGALKKKNAQESYNIYEMLGSNAQHKDTRGKRVGVYEMSSNNDLALQVASLEKKLNSILNMVPKIAEVCVICNILGHPTYQCSASEAYPEFVQEQVNLMNSYNQRPRNDPFSNTYNPGWRDHPNLSWKNNNQFQF; encoded by the coding sequence ATGTCAGATACACTTGCTGAGATAGGCCAAAGACTTGAACGGTTGAAGAGCAACACTTTTGAGAATTCTGTATCAGCTAGTGCCCAGACTAGCAGTGTAGAAGAGGACAATAGTTCTTCTAGCCCAACGAGTGTAGATTCTTTTGATAACTCTAATTCTgacagagaagaagagatggCTGGCAATAACGATGACAACCGAGCTTTGGAAGATTATGCTCAACCGGTTATACCAAATTCCCCTTCGTGCATCTTGCTGCCTACTGAAGCTAGAAATTATGATCTCAAATCTTCACATTTTCACATGCTTCCTTCTTTTTATGGTTTACCTAACGAAGATCCATTAGCCCATATTAAGGAATTCTACAATGTTGTGAGTGGTTTACCTTTGCAGGGAGTGAGTGAAGCAAATCTGAGGATGACGGTTTCTCCTTATACATTGAAAGATAGAGCAAAGGGTTGGCTAATGACTTTAGCACCTGGTTCGCTCACCACTTGGGATGCCATAGCTAAGAAATTTTTGGAGAAGTTTTTCTCTACTCAAAAGACAGCTACTTTGAGAGGGCAAATCTTTAACTTTAAACAAGATGATGGAGAACCTTTCAATGAATGTTGGGAGCGTTTCAAAGGGCTGTTGCTGCAATGTCCACATCATGGGTTACCTCTTTACTTACAAATGCAAATTTTTTATGATGGACTAACCCAAACATGTCAATCGACTGTTGATAATGCAGCAGGTGGagctttgaagaaaaaaaatgctcaGGAGTCATATAACATTTATGAGATGTTGGGATCTAATGCTCAACACAAAGATACAAGAGGTAAACGAGTTGGAGTGTATGAAATGAGTTCTAATAATGATCTTGCCTTGCAGGTGGCTAGTTTGGAAAAGAAGCTCAATTCTATACTCAATATGGTGCCTAAGATAGCTGAGGTGTGTGTCATTTGCAACATACTAGGTCATCCTACTTATCAATGCTCGGCTAGTGAGGCTTATCCCGAGTTCGTTCAAGAGCAAGTGAATCTCATGAATTCTTACAATCAGAGGCCGAGAAATGATCCGTTCTCTAATACATATAACCCTGGTTGGAGAGATCATCCAAATCTCTCATGGAAGAATAACAAtcaatttcagttttga